From the genome of Dryobates pubescens isolate bDryPub1 chromosome 42, bDryPub1.pri, whole genome shotgun sequence, one region includes:
- the LOC128899281 gene encoding olfactory receptor 14J1-like, translated as MSNSSSITHFLLLAFTGTRQLQLLHFWLFLATYLAALLGNSLIITTIAWDHHLHTPMYFFLFNLALIDLGYISTTVLKSMANSLWDTRDISSKNACCAAQVFFIVIFISGELYLLTIMAYDRYAAICRPLHYETLLGSRVCVLLAAAAWACGFLTALLHTANTFSLPLCQGNAVEQFFCEIPQILKLSCSTSYLRELVLIVLTASLFFVCFVFIVVSYVQIFRAVLRIPSQQGRHKAFSTCLPHLAVVSLFITTGFFAYLKPPSISSPSLDLVMAILYSVVPPAVNPIIYCLNNQELKAALSK; from the exons atgtccaacagcagctccatcacccacttccttcTGCTGGCATTCACAGGCacgaggcagctgcagctcctgcacttctggctcttcctggccacctacctggcagccctgctgggtaacagtctcatcatcaccaccatagcctgggaccaccacctccacacccccatgtacttcttcctcttcaATCTCGCCCTCATTGACCTGGGCTacatctccaccactgtcctcaaatccatggccaattccctctgggacaccagggacatctcctccaag aaTGCATGTTGTGCTGCTCAGGTCTTTTTTATTGTCATTTTCATTTCAGGAGAGCTTTATCTCCTCACCATCATGGCCTACGATCGCTAcgctgccatctgcagacccctgcactatgagaccctcctgggcagcagagtttgtgtcctcctggcagcagctgcctgggcctgtggctttctcactgctctgctgcacacagccaatacattttccctgcccctctgccagggcaatgctgtagagcagttcttctgtgagatcccccagatcctcaagctctcttGCTCCAcctcctacctcagggaacttgtGCTAATCGTGCTCACTGCCTCTTtattctttgtttgctttgtgttcattgtggtgtcctatgtgcagatcttcagggcagtgctgaggatcccctctcagcagggacgccacaaagccttttccacctgcctgcctcacctggctgtggtctccctatTTATCACCACTGGCttctttgcctacctgaagcccccctccatctcctccccatccctggatctgGTGATGGCAATTCTGTACTcggtggtgcctccagcagtgaaccctatCATCTACTGCCTGAAtaaccaggagctgaaggctgccctcagcaaa